A region from the Manihot esculenta cultivar AM560-2 chromosome 13, M.esculenta_v8, whole genome shotgun sequence genome encodes:
- the LOC110629535 gene encoding mitochondrial import receptor subunit TOM7-1: protein MASRVSLKSKGKSSSGKGSKGMEEKSTTQCLKEWSTWAMKKAKVVTHYGFIPLVIIIGMNSEPKPQLYQLLSPV, encoded by the coding sequence ATGGCGTCTAGGGTTTCGCTTAAGAGCAAAGGCAAAAGCAGCAGCGGGAAGGGATCAAAGGGCATGGAAGAGAAATCGACCACCCAGTGCTTGAAGGAGTGGAGCACTTGGGCCATGAAAAAGGCTAAAGTGGTCACTCATTATGGATTCATTCCTCTGGTCATCATCATCGGCATGAACTCCGAGCCTAAGCCTCAGCTCTACCAGCTTCTATCTCCTGTCTGA
- the LOC110629842 gene encoding probable E3 ubiquitin-protein ligase HIP1 isoform X2: MMQGQDSTSNAFPGNFYLDYGSNGIHLRWNQNNVVPTDASVRDGHTVTGWMGQSSMNSQTPTRFQDLLAEDGLQSNGIDQSISVVNAQTPVRFQDLLAEDGLLSSPFASSGTGQSLEEKHSGPLIAPFQHSINMSLGNGQLTNTSFPLQQASSSVFPLNIDLNATFDSHSIDANLNTVTGLCQNPFEPSGSYVDQNPFANYPSNSSPLVVSSGIAGHVVEENNGGEGHSTEGRRLPCKRRAPEDAFGRLSMGESSKSTQLAISQENTSRRLNLPTPMNNQPNGKHSEQLGAGLMVALGAAPIMSNPSSVGGNGRGAGAGESSNIHQAIRVAGEADHSQRNIRLRRTVNHQDSVPTNLATLTTRNSHPQLPAQPAVLFSFDGVPNTSSVTGIVQPTPPMRQPVRVPYSSENMQPFQLDAVTGSRIGLPLTSNYTVNGGDVSFLGDNSRNNQGNRALPEFQRGSSEDMLRNLNFVPGMNSPGNIAHHSRNSSTLHVRRSSAPIRFGEDNMAQQYAQRISNIFNYNESQGEHSYSAQYAGIPTAARERELSVRGGNSRLSQIPLRSGWTMRTERLSGARPEVAMHNLTAAQRRSRLLSEDVMVIDRAVFYGIPEEPDLHEDMRLDVDNMSYEELLALGERIGNVSTGLSEDVFQAHIKRKMYEAAVVESPLEEEPCCICQEDYVHGEDLGKLDCDHEFHFNCIKQWLVQKNNCPICKKTGLEV, from the exons ATGATGCAAGGTCAAGATAGCACTTCTAATGCCTTTCCAGGAAACTTTTATTTGGACTATGGGTCCAATGGCATTCATCTTCGATGGAATCAGAACAATGTAGTTCCAACTGATGCTTCTGTTCGTGACGGCCATACTGTTACAGGTTGGATGGGACAATCTAGCATGAACAGCCAAACCCCTACTCGATTTCAGGATTTATTAGCTGAGGATGGATTACAATCTAACGGGATTGATCAATCTATTTCTGTTGTGAATGCCCAAACTCCTGTTCGATTTCAGGATTTATTAGCTGAAGATGGTTTGTTGTCTTCCCCTTTTGCTAGTTCTGGAACTGGTCAAAGTTTGGAAGAAAAGCATTCTGGGCCACTGATTGCCCCCTTTCAACATAGCATTAACATGAGCCTAGGAAATGGTCAGCTCACAAATACGTCATTTCCTTTGCAACAGGCCAGTTCTAGTGTTTTCCCTCTGAACATAGACTTGAATGCAACATTTGACAGCCACAGCATTGATGCCAATCTGAATACCGTGACAGGTTTGTGTCAAAATCCATTTGAACCAAGTGGATCATATGTTGATCAAAATCCATTTGCCAATTATCCTTCTAATTCTAGTCCTCTTGTGGTTTCTTCTGGTATTGCTGGGCATGTAGTGGAGGAAAATAATGGTGGAGAAGGTCACTCAACAGAAGGTAGGCGTCTGCCCTGTAAAAGAAGAGCACCTGAAGATGCTTTTGGACGACTTTCTATGGGTGAAAGCTCAAAATCCACTCAACTAGCTATTAGTCAAGAAAATACTAGTAGAAGATTGAATTTACCAACTCCGATGAATAATCAGCCAAATGGCAAGCACTCAGAGCAGCTGGGTGCTGGACTTATGGTTGCTTTAGGGGCAGCTCCTATTATGAGTAATCCTTCAAGCGTTGGCGGAAATGGACGTGGAGCTGGTGCAGGGGAAAGCTCTAATATCCATCAAGCCATAAGGGTGGCAGGAGAAGCTGATCACTCCCAGAGAAATATCCGTCTGAGAAGAACTGTGAATCATCAAGATTCTGTGCCAACTAACTTGGCAACGTTGACCACTAGGAACTCTCATCCACAATTACCTGCTCAACCAGCTGTTCTTTTCTCATTTGATGGTGTTCCAAACACTAGCTCAGTGACAGGAATAGTTCAACCTACTCCTCCAATGCGGCAGCCTGTCCGTGTTCCATATTCTTCAGAAAATATGCAGCCTTTCCAGTTGGATGCAGTCACTGGGTCGAGAATTGGTCTACCCTTGACTTCTAATTATACTGTAAATGGAGGAGATGTGTCATTTCTGGGAGACAACTCAAGGAACAATCAAGGAAATCGCGCGCTTCCTGAATTTCAAAGGGGAAGTTCAGAAGACATGTTAAGAAACCTAAACTTTGTCCCTGGGATGAACTCTCCAGGAAATATCGCTCACCATTCTAGAAATAGCTCTACTTTGCATGTTCGCCGATCATCTGCTCCCATTCGGTTTGGTGAAGACAACATGGCTCAACAATATGCGCAGAGAATCTCAAACATTTTCAATTACAACGAGTCTCAAGGGGAACATAGTTACTCCGCACAATATGCGGGTATTCCTACCGCTGCAAGAGAGAGGGAATTATCAGTGAGAGGTGGTAACTCAAGGCTTTCTCAAATACCACTTAGGTCAGGATGGACAATGCGAACTGAGAGACTAAGTGGTGCTCGTCCTGAAGTGGCAATGCACAATTTGACTGCTGCTCAGAGGAGAAGCAGACTGCTCTCTGAG GATGTGATGGTGATTGACCGTGCAGTGTTCTATGGTATACCTGAAGAGCCTGATCTACATGAAGATATGCGTCTTGATGTGGATAACATGTCTTATGAG GAACTACTGGCCTTAGGGGAGCGAATTGGAAATGTTTCTACTGGATTAAGTGAGGATGTTTTTCAGGCACATATAAAGCGGAAAATGTATGAAGCAGCTGTAGTAGAGTCTCCCCTGGAAGAAGAACCATGCTGCATCTGTCAG GAGGATTACGTGCACGGCGAAGATCTTGGGAAGTTGGACTGTGATCATGAATTTCACTTCAACTGCATTAAGCAGTGGCTGGTCCAGAAGAACAATTGCCCCATCTGCAAAAAGACAGGGCTGGAAGTTTGA
- the LOC110629842 gene encoding E3 ubiquitin-protein ligase MBR2 isoform X1: MMQGQDSTSNAFPGNFYLDYGSNGIHLRWNQNNVVPTDASVRDGHTVTGWMGQSSMNSQTPTRFQDLLAEDGLQSNGIDQSISVVNAQTPVRFQDLLAEDGLLSSPFASSGTGQSLEEKHSGPLIAPFQHSINMSLGNGQLTNTSFPLQQASSSVFPLNIDLNATFDSHSIDANLNTVTGLCQNPFEPSGSYVDQNPFANYPSNSSPLVVSSGIAGHVVEENNGGEGHSTEGRRLPCKRRAPEDAFGRLSMGESSKSTQLAISQENTSRRLNLPTPMNNQPNGKHSEQLGAGLMVALGAAPIMSNPSSVGGNGRGAGAGESSNIHQAIRVAGEADHSQRNIRLRRTVNHQDSVPTNLATLTTRNSHPQLPAQPAVLFSFDGVPNTSSVTGIVQPTPPMRQPVRVPYSSENMQPFQLDAVTGSRIGLPLTSNYTVNGGDVSFLGDNSRNNQGNRALPEFQRGSSEDMLRNLNFVPGMNSPGNIAHHSRNSSTLHVRRSSAPIRFGEDNMAQQYAQRISNIFNYNESQGEHSYSAQYAGIPTAARERELSVRGGNSRLSQIPLRSGWTMRTERLSGARPEVAMHNLTAAQRRSRLLSEVHNALSLVRRRGSVWYEDVMVIDRAVFYGIPEEPDLHEDMRLDVDNMSYEELLALGERIGNVSTGLSEDVFQAHIKRKMYEAAVVESPLEEEPCCICQEDYVHGEDLGKLDCDHEFHFNCIKQWLVQKNNCPICKKTGLEV; this comes from the exons ATGATGCAAGGTCAAGATAGCACTTCTAATGCCTTTCCAGGAAACTTTTATTTGGACTATGGGTCCAATGGCATTCATCTTCGATGGAATCAGAACAATGTAGTTCCAACTGATGCTTCTGTTCGTGACGGCCATACTGTTACAGGTTGGATGGGACAATCTAGCATGAACAGCCAAACCCCTACTCGATTTCAGGATTTATTAGCTGAGGATGGATTACAATCTAACGGGATTGATCAATCTATTTCTGTTGTGAATGCCCAAACTCCTGTTCGATTTCAGGATTTATTAGCTGAAGATGGTTTGTTGTCTTCCCCTTTTGCTAGTTCTGGAACTGGTCAAAGTTTGGAAGAAAAGCATTCTGGGCCACTGATTGCCCCCTTTCAACATAGCATTAACATGAGCCTAGGAAATGGTCAGCTCACAAATACGTCATTTCCTTTGCAACAGGCCAGTTCTAGTGTTTTCCCTCTGAACATAGACTTGAATGCAACATTTGACAGCCACAGCATTGATGCCAATCTGAATACCGTGACAGGTTTGTGTCAAAATCCATTTGAACCAAGTGGATCATATGTTGATCAAAATCCATTTGCCAATTATCCTTCTAATTCTAGTCCTCTTGTGGTTTCTTCTGGTATTGCTGGGCATGTAGTGGAGGAAAATAATGGTGGAGAAGGTCACTCAACAGAAGGTAGGCGTCTGCCCTGTAAAAGAAGAGCACCTGAAGATGCTTTTGGACGACTTTCTATGGGTGAAAGCTCAAAATCCACTCAACTAGCTATTAGTCAAGAAAATACTAGTAGAAGATTGAATTTACCAACTCCGATGAATAATCAGCCAAATGGCAAGCACTCAGAGCAGCTGGGTGCTGGACTTATGGTTGCTTTAGGGGCAGCTCCTATTATGAGTAATCCTTCAAGCGTTGGCGGAAATGGACGTGGAGCTGGTGCAGGGGAAAGCTCTAATATCCATCAAGCCATAAGGGTGGCAGGAGAAGCTGATCACTCCCAGAGAAATATCCGTCTGAGAAGAACTGTGAATCATCAAGATTCTGTGCCAACTAACTTGGCAACGTTGACCACTAGGAACTCTCATCCACAATTACCTGCTCAACCAGCTGTTCTTTTCTCATTTGATGGTGTTCCAAACACTAGCTCAGTGACAGGAATAGTTCAACCTACTCCTCCAATGCGGCAGCCTGTCCGTGTTCCATATTCTTCAGAAAATATGCAGCCTTTCCAGTTGGATGCAGTCACTGGGTCGAGAATTGGTCTACCCTTGACTTCTAATTATACTGTAAATGGAGGAGATGTGTCATTTCTGGGAGACAACTCAAGGAACAATCAAGGAAATCGCGCGCTTCCTGAATTTCAAAGGGGAAGTTCAGAAGACATGTTAAGAAACCTAAACTTTGTCCCTGGGATGAACTCTCCAGGAAATATCGCTCACCATTCTAGAAATAGCTCTACTTTGCATGTTCGCCGATCATCTGCTCCCATTCGGTTTGGTGAAGACAACATGGCTCAACAATATGCGCAGAGAATCTCAAACATTTTCAATTACAACGAGTCTCAAGGGGAACATAGTTACTCCGCACAATATGCGGGTATTCCTACCGCTGCAAGAGAGAGGGAATTATCAGTGAGAGGTGGTAACTCAAGGCTTTCTCAAATACCACTTAGGTCAGGATGGACAATGCGAACTGAGAGACTAAGTGGTGCTCGTCCTGAAGTGGCAATGCACAATTTGACTGCTGCTCAGAGGAGAAGCAGACTGCTCTCTGAG GTTCACAATGCTTTGTCACTTGTGCGTAGACGGGGATCCGTATGGTATGAG GATGTGATGGTGATTGACCGTGCAGTGTTCTATGGTATACCTGAAGAGCCTGATCTACATGAAGATATGCGTCTTGATGTGGATAACATGTCTTATGAG GAACTACTGGCCTTAGGGGAGCGAATTGGAAATGTTTCTACTGGATTAAGTGAGGATGTTTTTCAGGCACATATAAAGCGGAAAATGTATGAAGCAGCTGTAGTAGAGTCTCCCCTGGAAGAAGAACCATGCTGCATCTGTCAG GAGGATTACGTGCACGGCGAAGATCTTGGGAAGTTGGACTGTGATCATGAATTTCACTTCAACTGCATTAAGCAGTGGCTGGTCCAGAAGAACAATTGCCCCATCTGCAAAAAGACAGGGCTGGAAGTTTGA
- the LOC110629842 gene encoding E3 ubiquitin-protein ligase MBR2 isoform X3, with translation MMQGQDSTSNAFPGNFYLDYGSNGIHLRWNQNNVVPTDASVRDGHTVTGWMGQSSMNSQTPTRFQDLLAEDGLQSNGIDQSISVVNAQTPVRFQDLLAEDGLLSSPFASSGTGQSLEEKHSGPLIAPFQHSINMSLGNGQLTNTSFPLQQASSSVFPLNIDLNATFDSHSIDANLNTVTVEENNGGEGHSTEGRRLPCKRRAPEDAFGRLSMGESSKSTQLAISQENTSRRLNLPTPMNNQPNGKHSEQLGAGLMVALGAAPIMSNPSSVGGNGRGAGAGESSNIHQAIRVAGEADHSQRNIRLRRTVNHQDSVPTNLATLTTRNSHPQLPAQPAVLFSFDGVPNTSSVTGIVQPTPPMRQPVRVPYSSENMQPFQLDAVTGSRIGLPLTSNYTVNGGDVSFLGDNSRNNQGNRALPEFQRGSSEDMLRNLNFVPGMNSPGNIAHHSRNSSTLHVRRSSAPIRFGEDNMAQQYAQRISNIFNYNESQGEHSYSAQYAGIPTAARERELSVRGGNSRLSQIPLRSGWTMRTERLSGARPEVAMHNLTAAQRRSRLLSEVHNALSLVRRRGSVWYEDVMVIDRAVFYGIPEEPDLHEDMRLDVDNMSYEELLALGERIGNVSTGLSEDVFQAHIKRKMYEAAVVESPLEEEPCCICQEDYVHGEDLGKLDCDHEFHFNCIKQWLVQKNNCPICKKTGLEV, from the exons ATGATGCAAGGTCAAGATAGCACTTCTAATGCCTTTCCAGGAAACTTTTATTTGGACTATGGGTCCAATGGCATTCATCTTCGATGGAATCAGAACAATGTAGTTCCAACTGATGCTTCTGTTCGTGACGGCCATACTGTTACAGGTTGGATGGGACAATCTAGCATGAACAGCCAAACCCCTACTCGATTTCAGGATTTATTAGCTGAGGATGGATTACAATCTAACGGGATTGATCAATCTATTTCTGTTGTGAATGCCCAAACTCCTGTTCGATTTCAGGATTTATTAGCTGAAGATGGTTTGTTGTCTTCCCCTTTTGCTAGTTCTGGAACTGGTCAAAGTTTGGAAGAAAAGCATTCTGGGCCACTGATTGCCCCCTTTCAACATAGCATTAACATGAGCCTAGGAAATGGTCAGCTCACAAATACGTCATTTCCTTTGCAACAGGCCAGTTCTAGTGTTTTCCCTCTGAACATAGACTTGAATGCAACATTTGACAGCCACAGCATTGATGCCAATCTGAATACCGTGACAG TGGAGGAAAATAATGGTGGAGAAGGTCACTCAACAGAAGGTAGGCGTCTGCCCTGTAAAAGAAGAGCACCTGAAGATGCTTTTGGACGACTTTCTATGGGTGAAAGCTCAAAATCCACTCAACTAGCTATTAGTCAAGAAAATACTAGTAGAAGATTGAATTTACCAACTCCGATGAATAATCAGCCAAATGGCAAGCACTCAGAGCAGCTGGGTGCTGGACTTATGGTTGCTTTAGGGGCAGCTCCTATTATGAGTAATCCTTCAAGCGTTGGCGGAAATGGACGTGGAGCTGGTGCAGGGGAAAGCTCTAATATCCATCAAGCCATAAGGGTGGCAGGAGAAGCTGATCACTCCCAGAGAAATATCCGTCTGAGAAGAACTGTGAATCATCAAGATTCTGTGCCAACTAACTTGGCAACGTTGACCACTAGGAACTCTCATCCACAATTACCTGCTCAACCAGCTGTTCTTTTCTCATTTGATGGTGTTCCAAACACTAGCTCAGTGACAGGAATAGTTCAACCTACTCCTCCAATGCGGCAGCCTGTCCGTGTTCCATATTCTTCAGAAAATATGCAGCCTTTCCAGTTGGATGCAGTCACTGGGTCGAGAATTGGTCTACCCTTGACTTCTAATTATACTGTAAATGGAGGAGATGTGTCATTTCTGGGAGACAACTCAAGGAACAATCAAGGAAATCGCGCGCTTCCTGAATTTCAAAGGGGAAGTTCAGAAGACATGTTAAGAAACCTAAACTTTGTCCCTGGGATGAACTCTCCAGGAAATATCGCTCACCATTCTAGAAATAGCTCTACTTTGCATGTTCGCCGATCATCTGCTCCCATTCGGTTTGGTGAAGACAACATGGCTCAACAATATGCGCAGAGAATCTCAAACATTTTCAATTACAACGAGTCTCAAGGGGAACATAGTTACTCCGCACAATATGCGGGTATTCCTACCGCTGCAAGAGAGAGGGAATTATCAGTGAGAGGTGGTAACTCAAGGCTTTCTCAAATACCACTTAGGTCAGGATGGACAATGCGAACTGAGAGACTAAGTGGTGCTCGTCCTGAAGTGGCAATGCACAATTTGACTGCTGCTCAGAGGAGAAGCAGACTGCTCTCTGAG GTTCACAATGCTTTGTCACTTGTGCGTAGACGGGGATCCGTATGGTATGAG GATGTGATGGTGATTGACCGTGCAGTGTTCTATGGTATACCTGAAGAGCCTGATCTACATGAAGATATGCGTCTTGATGTGGATAACATGTCTTATGAG GAACTACTGGCCTTAGGGGAGCGAATTGGAAATGTTTCTACTGGATTAAGTGAGGATGTTTTTCAGGCACATATAAAGCGGAAAATGTATGAAGCAGCTGTAGTAGAGTCTCCCCTGGAAGAAGAACCATGCTGCATCTGTCAG GAGGATTACGTGCACGGCGAAGATCTTGGGAAGTTGGACTGTGATCATGAATTTCACTTCAACTGCATTAAGCAGTGGCTGGTCCAGAAGAACAATTGCCCCATCTGCAAAAAGACAGGGCTGGAAGTTTGA